The Jiangella sp. DSM 45060 genome contains the following window.
GGAGTCGTCGGCCACGCCGCTGCACCGCTGTGTGGTGGCGCACCACCTGGCCGACCTGCAGGACGACGTCGCCGAGGAGCTGGCGTGGGACCTGCGCGCGCTGGCGGCGGCGGACGAGTTCGACGCCCGCGGATTCGCGGCGTCGCTGCAGCTCAACGTCGCCGAAGCGTACCGCCGGCTGGGCGACCTCACGGCCGCGCGGTCGCACCACGCGCTCGCCCTGGCCGCCTGCTCCGAGCTAGAAGACGACGGCTACGGCCGGATGATCACGGCCGGGGTGGCCCGCCTGGCCGAGCGGCTCGACGACGTCGACGCTGCCCGGCCACGCGGGTGAGTGAGCCCGTCAGGCGGCGGTGCGGGCGTGGCTCTCGATGACACTGGCGAGGCGCGGCAGCGCCTCTTCGACGTGCTTCTGCGCCTGCGGACGCAGCTTGCCGTAGACCTTCTTGACGCTGTCGCGCTGCGACGCCGCGGCGCGCGCGTCGGACACCCCGAGCAGGGCGTCGGCCACCTCGGTGCGGCGGCCCTCGAAGTAGTCGGCGAGCGAGCCGCCGCCCGTGGCCTGGAAGTCGGCGTAGAACGGCTCGGCACGCTCGACGAAGGAGTCGAGCATGTTGTCGATGGTCTCCGGGACGAACCCGGCGTTGATCTTCTTCAGGACCGCGTAGCCGCCCTTGACGGCCATCCCCGAGACGCCGCTCTTGTCGGAGACCTCGGCGTCGACGAGCTGGTGGAGATCCTTGACGACGGCGGGCCGGCGGGCCGGGTCGAGAAGGATCTCGCGGAGTGTGTCAGCCATGTGGGAAGTGCCCCTCAGTATCGATTTTGATCAGATGTGACGGACGTGCTCCGCCACTGTAGAACACGAAGATCGGTGCGGCGAAGAGCGGTATTTGTCCGGTTTGGTGCGCGTGCGGTCTCGTGGGATCAGAGTGGTCCGAGTGGCGAGACCTGCCGCTACTCCGGGACGGGGTAGTAGGTCTCGAGGAGCGCGGCGAGGCCGTTGGACTCCACGTCCCCGCAGACGGTGTCAGCGACGGCCTTGACGTCGTCGGGGGCCTGGCCCATCGCGACGCCGACGGCGGCCCAGCGCAGCATCTCGAGGTCGTTGTGACCGTCGCCGACGGCGAGCGCGTCGGCCGCCGTCAGTCCCAGCCGCGCAGCGACCTTCGCCAGCCCGGACGCCTTCGACACACCGACCGGCATGATGTCCAGCCACGCCGTGTAGCCGATCGCGTAGTCGACGCTGGGCAGGCCGGAGTCGCGGGCGATGACGCGCAGCCGCTCGCGGTCGCCGTTGGGCCAGCGCACCACCAGCCGCGTCACCGGCTGGGCGACCAGTTCGTCGTGCTCGACGACGGTGACGTGGCCGTCGAGGTCGCCGGCCGGGAACTCACCGGTGACGCGGTAGCCGCGGCCCAGCTCCTCGACCGCCAGCACGGCGTCGGGGATGGTGGCGGTGAAGTAGCGGACGGTGTCGGTGATGTCGAACGTCTCGATGTCGACCGGCGAGCGGGTCGCGACGTCGACCACCACCGCGCCGTTCGAGCAGACCGCGTAGCCGTCCTTCAGCCCCAGCTGGTCCAGCAGCGGCAGCGTCGAGTGCATCGACCGCCCGGTCGCGACGACGATGTGCGCCCCGGCGTCGTGCGCCCGGCGCACCGCGTCGACGACCGGCGGCCGCGGCTGCTCGTGGAACTCGGCGTACGTGACGATGGTGCCGTCGACGTCGAGCGCCACCAGCTCCGGGCGCCACCCGTGGGGCATCGTCACGTCGCGACCGGCGTCAGCAGCTCGCGTCCGCCGAGGAACGGGCGCAGCGCCTTCGGCACGTACACCGAGCCGTCGGGCTGCTGGTGGTTCTCGAGCAGCGCCACGATCCACCGGGTGGTGGCCAGCGTGCCGTTGAGCGTCGCGACCGGACGGGTGCCGGCGTCGGTGCGTTCGCGGACGCCGAGGCGCCGGGCCTGGAACGTCGTGCAATTCGACGTGGACGTCAGCTCGAGGTAGCGCTGCTGCGACGGCAGCCACGCCTCGCAGTCGAACTTGCGGGCCGCGCTGGACCCGAGGTCGCCCGCGGCGACGTCGATGACGCGGTACGGCAGCTCCATGTCGCCCAGCATCTGCTCCTCCCACCCGAGCAGGCGCGCGTGCTCGTCGGCGGCGTCCTCCTCGTGG
Protein-coding sequences here:
- a CDS encoding HAD family hydrolase — protein: MPHGWRPELVALDVDGTIVTYAEFHEQPRPPVVDAVRRAHDAGAHIVVATGRSMHSTLPLLDQLGLKDGYAVCSNGAVVVDVATRSPVDIETFDITDTVRYFTATIPDAVLAVEELGRGYRVTGEFPAGDLDGHVTVVEHDELVAQPVTRLVVRWPNGDRERLRVIARDSGLPSVDYAIGYTAWLDIMPVGVSKASGLAKVAARLGLTAADALAVGDGHNDLEMLRWAAVGVAMGQAPDDVKAVADTVCGDVESNGLAALLETYYPVPE